In the Clavelina lepadiformis chromosome 8, kaClaLepa1.1, whole genome shotgun sequence genome, one interval contains:
- the LOC143468245 gene encoding electroneutral sodium bicarbonate exchanger 1-like isoform X2, with amino-acid sequence MFSIDEDDYVGSFSNRMDNETQPILDHGQSSMAQIEDALDQHRNVYVGMPLGSNKHKHHKHHKRKSEHRKSSRKYSRPEEVEDEDDAIILPPNQQVQFILGTEHDGLECLEKHSPGTPRLFTEMEQLKEEDGEVFWRETARWLKFEECVEEGGDRWSKPHVATLSLHSLFELRSCIMNGVVQLDMAAQELTQIADLVLDQMVQQGQLPHDDDLRDKLRAALLSNHEHQGERRKGIPAIKSVADFVGGRKDTSSDLRSQGLNSTSSTRGSIARTKSSTGASNGGMENHNSFSDNDKKNKIPYFMKKIPTGAEASNVLIGEVDFLEQRIIAFVRLEESVNLGRLTEVPIPTRFLFILLGPTGNYKQYHEIGRSIATLMADEVFHEVAYKAKTRKDLLAGIDEFLDQVTVLPPGEWDASTRIQPPKDLPGNQKKRLSTKKHGSPAFSEKELPEEHGVSPELQRTGRLFGGLLNDIKRKAPFYASDFKDCLSIQCVASFIFLYFAILTPIVTFGGLLGDATHNYLGTMESILGGAIAGTTYHMFCGQPLTIIGSTGPILVFESIMFDLCESLELHYISFRFWVGVWTGIICLLLVAFDASSLISYVTRYTEESFSALISIIFIYEAFKKLAHEGDKLKIWYGWEPDNITFYSCQCLPPDLSSHNISNVNITDMKHISREEAASSHEGGHHGKLFKTGNESYVCAYANNVTEVESIDYIPWTNLSKHQCVSEFCGNLDGASCLFTPDAVFMSVILFFGTFAISMALKSLKTSRYFPNKVRSIISDFAVTIGIITMVLFDLFMDIRTPKLSVPTSFRPTRDDRKWFIDPFEGGNAWWSAILAILPALLATILIFMDQQITAVIVNRRENKLKKGCGYHLDLFIVSVMLIICSVFGLPWFVAATVLSITHVNSLRMETETSAPGEIPKFLGVREQRVTGVMIFLMIGLSVFITPILAKIPMPVLYGVFLYMGVSSLRGVQFIDRLKLFFMPAKHQPDFIYLRHVPLPKVHLFTIFQVLGLAVLWAIKSNPPVSIIFPIMVAALVGIRKLFDFVFTQHDLMWLDDLMPESTKKRKEDARKKKEAEAASAITAEEVSIRGTGTVNVPLEDGKVLQIPVSELKYNPDDPSNINISNEMSRTAIWKTLASNEIRNNSYSDLRRRPGSKRSTDVVESHVNGNGSSAHKQNGDPVPSYEVAVKIQDDETGV; translated from the exons AGAATGGACAATGAGACTCAGCCCATCTTGGATCATGGACAATCGTCTATGGCTCAAATTGAAGATGCATTAG ACCAACACCGTAATGTTTACGTCGGCATGCCTCTTGGGTCTAATAAGCATAAGCACCACAAACATCATAAACGAAAATCTGAGCATCGGAAATCTTCCAGAAAATATTCAAGGCCAGAGGAAGTCGAAGATGAGGATGATGCCATAA taCTGCCACCAAACCAACAGGTGCAGTTCATTCTCGGAACAGAACATGATGGGTTGGAATGCTTGGAAAAACATTCACCTGGTACACCGCGACTCTTTACAGAGATGGAACAACTGAAGGAGGAAGATGGAGAAGTTTTCTGGAGAGAAACCGCTCG ATGGTTGAAATTTGAAGAGTGTGTAGAAGAAGGTGGGGACAGATGGAGCAAACCTCATGTGGCCACACTTAGTTTGCATAGTCTCTTCGAACTTCGGTCTTGCATAATGAATGGTGTCGTACAGCTTGATATGGCTGCTCAGGAACTTACACAGATTGCTG ATCTTGTGCTTGATCAAATGGTGCAACAAGGCCAGCTTCCACATGATGATGACCTCAGGGACAAGCTACGAGCAGCTCTTTTGAGCAACCATGAGCATCAGGGTGAACGGAGAAAAGGAATACCTGCAATTAAGTCTGTTGCAGACTTTGTTGGAGGCCGGAAAGATACAAGTAGTGACCTGAGGTCTCAAg gatTAAATTCCACAAGCTCTACTCGTGGCTCTATTGCTAGGACAAAAAGTTCAACAGGTGCCTCAAACGGAGGAATGGAGAACCACAATAGTTTCAGTGATaatgacaagaaaaataaG ATTccttattttatgaaaaaaattccCACTGGAGCTGAGGCCTCCAATGTACTGATTGGTGAAGTTGATTTCCTTGAACAAAGGATCATTGCCTTTGTAAGATTGGAAGAAAGTGTGAATTTAG GTCGACTTACTGAAGTTCCTATTCCAACACGCTTTTTGTTTATCCTGCTTGGACCAACGGGAAACTACAAGCAATATCATGAAATCGGAAGATCAATTGCTACCTTAATGGCAGATGAG gtTTTTCACGAAGTTGCTTACAAGGCTAAAACCAGAAAAGATTTGTTAGCTGGCATTGATGAATTCCTTGATCAGGTTACTGTGCTTCCTCCTGGTGAATGGGATGCAAGTACTCGAATTCAACCACCAAAAGATTTGCCTGGAAATCAG AAAAAGCGCTTGTCCACTAAAAAACATGGAAGCCCAGCTTTTAGTGAGAAAGAATTACCTGAAGAACATGGTGTCAGTCCTGAATTGCAACGAACTGGAAG GTTATTTGGTGGATTACTAAATGACATAAAAAGGAAAGCCCCATTTTACGCTTCTGACTTTAAGGATTGTCTCAGTATACAATGTGTAGCTTCGTTTATTTTCCTCTACTTTGCGATCCTTACACCGATTGTCACATTTGGCGGTTTACTTGGAGATGCAACTCACAACTATCTG gGAACAATGGAGTCTATATTAGGAGGCGCGATTGCTGGTACTACTTACCACATGTTTTGTGGGCAACCACTGACTATTATAGGCAGTACTGGACCTATCCTTGTGTTTGAATCAATTATGTTTGATTTATGCGA GTCTTTGGAATTGCATTACATTTCGTTTCGATTTTGGGTTGGTGTCTGGACTGGAATTATTTGCTTGCTACTTG ttgCGTTCGATGCAAGCAGTTTGATATCTTATGTGACAAGATACACAGAGGAATCTTTTTCAGCATTGATATCAATCATTTTCATATACGAGGCGTTTAAG AAACTAGCTCATGAAGGAGATAAACTGAAAATATGGTATGGATGGGAGCCTGACAACATCACGTTTTACAG CTGTCAGTGCCTACCGCCAGACCTGTCAAGCCATAACATCAGCAATGTGAACATAACTGATATGAAACATATCTCAAGAGAAGAAGCAGCATCATCCCACGAGGGGGGCCATCACG GAAAGCTTTTCAAAACTGGAAATGAAAGTTATGTGTGTGCATACGCAAACAATGTTACTGAGGTTGAGAGCATTGATTACATACCGTGGACTAATTTAAGCAAACAT CAATGTGTAAGTGAATTTTGTGGAAACTTGGATGGTGCTTCGTGTCTATTCACACCTGACGCCGTCTTTATGTCggtgattttgttttttggaaCATTTGCTATATCTATGGCGTTAAAAAGCTTGAAGACGTCAAGATATTTTCCAAACAAG GTCCGATCCATTATTAGTGACTTTGCTGTGACCATTGGTATCATAACAATGGTTTTGTTTGACCTTTTTATGGACATTCGCACCCCAAAACTTTCGGTGCCCACTTCATTTCGG CCTACCAGAGATGACCGAAAATGGTTTATCGATCCATTTGAAGGCGGCAATGCATGGTGGTCAGCCATACTTGCCATTTTACCAGCACTGCTTGCAACCATCCTCATTTTCATGGACCAGCAGATCACAGCCGTCATCGTGAATAGAAGGGAAAACAAGCTGAAG aaaGGGTGCGGCTATCACTTGGATCTGTTCATAGTATCCGTTATGCTGATTATTTGCTCAGTTTTTGGCCTGCCTTGGTTTGTTGCCGCTACCGTGCTTAGCATCACCCACGTCAATTCCTTGCGCATGGAGACCGAGACTTCTGCCCCCGGCGAAATCCCAAAATTTTTGGGTGTAAGGGAACAACGCGTGACTGGCGTCATGATATTTCTTATGATTGGACTGTCAGTGTTTATAACTCCGATTCTGGCTAAAATTCCAATGCCCGTCCTGTATGGTGTATTCCTGTACATGGGTGTGTCATCGCTGCGAG GTGTCCAATTTATCGATCGTCTCAAGTTGTTCTTTATGCCGGCAAAACATCAGCCCGATTTCATCTACTTGCGTCATGTACCTCTTCCAAAAGTTCATCTGTTCACAATCTTTCAAGTGCTTGGTTTGGCAGTTTTATGGGCCATCAAATCCAATCCTCCTGTCTCTATTATCTTTCCTATCATg GTTGCTGCATTAGTTGGAATTAGGAAGCTTTTCGACTTTGTCTTCACTCAACACGATCTGATGTGGTTGGATGACCTCATGCCAGAATCGACTAAGAAGAGGAAAGAAGATGCGAGAAAGAAGAAAGAGGCGGAAGCGGCATCTGCGATAACTGCTGAAGAA GTGTCAATACGTGGAACTGGAACAGTTAACGTTCCTTTAGAGGAtggaaaagttttacaaatcCCCGTATCTGAACTTAAATACAA TCCGGACGATCCTTCCAACATAAATATTAGCAACGAAATGTCGAGAACCGCTATATGGAAGACGCTTGCCAGCAACGAGATCCGAAACAATTCTTACTCTGATTTACGCAGAAGACCCGG ctCAAAGAGGTCAACGGATGTAGTCGAAAGCCATGTCAATGGAAATGGGTCGAGCGCACACAAACAAAATGGTGACCCCGTACCCAGTTATGAAGTTGCCGTAAAAATTCAAGACGACGAAACCGGTGTTTGA